The genomic DNA AGATATTTGATCGCCAGCAATATATTAATTCttataatttaacttataaTTTCTCGCATCGTCGAAATGGGCCCCAAGGTATCACAGCTAccaattatttagtttttaaagaaaacaaaactgtaAGGCGACTCCCGAACACAAGAACTGTCAGTTATCAGGACTAGTTACTTCAAAGCCATATCCTTACTTTCTAAAGTCCTTCCCATGGTTTGTTTGGGTCCTACGGTGAGGTCCAGCCTGCCCTGGTCCCCATTAGACCTTAGAGTGAGATTGTGGCGCACGTATATCGGGATCGCCACCACACTCTGAGACCCGATGTGGTACGACATGAGCCGGAAATTGCCGTCCGGCGGTATGAACGATAGAATTCTCTCAGActggaataaatataaattgatgatATTACATTGCATTGGGAgcgttttaacaaaatattaagaatagtGGAATGTTTCGAGTCTTAGTATTCCTCCGCAGTTGCGGCGAAAGCAGAATGGAGGCATGGGTGgattaaatcaattaaagtcTTGCCATCCTCTCATTCTCTCTGAATGACTAGAAGTCAAAAgacttataacaaaaaaaaaaagattcctAACTTTTGGTGTTTACAATTTTtgatataaacttttttattatttttgataaacttCCTTATTAATCAAACTTGTCTTCCTTATCAACCTCTGTACGCAATTATTACAAAAGGCAAAGCTTACCTCCCAACGTTTAAATCTTACACATGGATGGAATGATACATCGTCGAATAAGCGCGGATTTACAAATGTAAGAGTCAGATCTGGCATTCCACTCAATTTTATACAGCAAtcaatctgaaaaaaaaagtgacaGAAATATATGAATTAAAGCTCAACAAAtgaattggtattttttttttgctttggaTTTCCCATAAGcttttataatacatacatatccTTGTATTTCAGCAGACACAGTAGCGCCACTCTTATCAATGATTGCATCAACCTCCTCAACCACGTCAAAGTAAGCCTCGTTGTTGGCGTACTTTACTCCCGACCGACGCCATGGCACGTTAGAGAGCTGACCAGATGGCAGTATTGATGACACACTGGAAATGTAATATTACAATCAAATTATGatgaaacttttttataaagtcTATGTACAAAGTAGCCACAAGTATTAAGTAGCCCAAAACACTGTTCAATACAATGCAGTAATAAAAttctaacaataattttaaactacatattttacttatttccaatttgttttttttttttagtttacttttaattgtatAAGGAATTATTGACATCTTAGTTTTTGACCTGGACCAATTATAGGCTGTTTGGAGTGGTGACTTATACAAGTTATACTTACTTTGATTTACCAGTAACAGTATTTGCAATGGTCCTTAAAATGTTTGGAGGCTTAATCAgttctttcaaaatattactcTCTGTCGCCAGAGGGAAACCATTGTCAAGCATTTCATCTAacaactgtaaaataaaaattatatataccTATTAGTAAATTGACTAATTCAgaagatatttatttagtttttttgtaagtCTCTTACCTCATACACAACTACATAATTCTCTTTAATAATAGTCTCTGTACAGTCTGAAAAGTAGTCCTGAAAGTGAAAAAGTTACATagtatacaattattaattcaattatatgtAATAAGAAGttagttaaaaatttaaagtaattcatatttattcagCTAAGTAAATAACAGTtacaatgcaaaattattaagtaataacactaactatattttttgtttccttagaccctactaaataaaatgtaaccaCTAGGTTTATCACTATTAAAATATGGTCATTGAATTGTTTGATAATCTCaccaatattattaatgtaacacTTTTACAAGAAAATTACTTAATCATACTTTGCACACTTGAAGGGTTTAAATTAACATAGGGTTTGTattaataaacttgaaaaaaaactggATTATGCTTTACAGTGGATATATACCTGGAATGTATCAACAACTCTATGTAAGAACTCAATCACAAAGAGTGGTGCCACCTCCTGCATGCACACAGCTACTAGAGCTACTCCACCCCTCTGTATAGATATCAAGTAGTGGTGCGGGGCTGCCAACACAGGAGGCACATcctgtaaaacaaacaaactgtgaACTGACCTACTTGGTGAAAGCATTTAATAGTAGCAATATTTCATtcttttatattagtttaaagCATAGATTTCTAAGTGAGTATCAATTGAATTTAGGTCTAGATTGCCATGAGAGAAAAGGTGAGAGTGGAAAAGGTGCCATGGAAAAAGGGGGAATGAATGGTACATACATTGGGTGATGCACGCTGAGCTTCTAAATAGTAGTCACATACAGATCTTGGAATAACACTCCGCCAGTGCTTCTCTAGAAATACATCCCTgggaaaatttataaaacatcaTTAGATATCTAAAACTTATGTCATTCATGAACAAGTATACATACAAAATAGTAGCTTTGTAGCTTACAAAAAGTAGTTTTACATTATATGACATATTTCACATGTTCACGGGGATTTATGTACATGATTATTACTTTCTTagcactttaaaataaacagtttactTACCCAGATGGGTTTATGATAAATAAGCTATGTATCATTATGGCTAAGTTTATGTAAATTAGTACTAATTATGAAAGTTTTTAGATTAACTGGATCGTATCtgattttcttattaaatatgcTTGAAACGTAAGTAAACGCGAAAAGAATGTTTTCACTTCAACATTTTTTAGACAATTCGACAACAGTTTTACTTCATTTGATATTGACATGACACGACTGATACGTTTTTCTGAACTGACAAGTAATAGTGTTGTATCAACATAAACCAATTTTCTTAGCTCGACTATAAAAATTGTCCATAAGTTCAATTCAAAAAGCAATAGTGTCTAGAAGATCTACCACAAAATCTGGTGATGTGTGGCACACAGAGTAGATCCAGGAGTATTGACTGCGTATTACAGGATTCCCATTTCTCACCCATAATAAATCACTATAAGACTGGGTTTAAAAAAATCGCCAACATAATTTGCATTTTGCTCTCCTTGATACCTTATTCTATTAGCTTGATGGGACCACAATTAGACAGGACTCACATTTTTACGTTCCTTTTGAAATACGGATGGCAAATTTTCATATCTGATCACCAACAGACACTGGTAATAGTTTtccaaaaactcaaaatttatCCGGAATGGCGGAATACCTACCAATAGTAGTACCTAATCAATTTGTAACATGTAAATTAGAATCATGGGCTTGGTAAGAACCAACATGAacttctgaaataaaatgtcaaatcgCCTCACAACTATACGCATACGATTTACGATGCTATATAAGtaaatgatgtattttattagaattaagcGAATCGAGTATCAaccaacaataattatattgacaCTGCTAATTTTGTCTTCACATCCTTACATACTATACTAACTGTTACTATtcaatgaatgaaattttaataccgTACGTCAAGTCAATCTCATGCTTGACTTTTGGGACGTGGACATGACGTGCATTTGTTTATACACACTTTGCACACACACTATTATTTCACATTAACCAAATTCTCTCAATGTGTATTCAATTTTAGAAGTCTAGATTCCTAATCTAAAACGTAAGATTTCCGAATCAAGGCTTTACTGAAGAGAGCAAgctatttaaatcaaaatgataCAGACCTAGCCTTACTAAAAGGATAATTTCTTATAAGATCTA from Trichoplusia ni isolate ovarian cell line Hi5 chromosome 4, tn1, whole genome shotgun sequence includes the following:
- the LOC113492599 gene encoding AP-3 complex subunit mu-1; the encoded protein is MIHSLFIINPSGDVFLEKHWRSVIPRSVCDYYLEAQRASPNDVPPVLAAPHHYLISIQRGGVALVAVCMQEVAPLFVIEFLHRVVDTFQDYFSDCTETIIKENYVVVYELLDEMLDNGFPLATESNILKELIKPPNILRTIANTVTGKSNVSSILPSGQLSNVPWRRSGVKYANNEAYFDVVEEVDAIIDKSGATVSAEIQGYIDCCIKLSGMPDLTLTFVNPRLFDDVSFHPCVRFKRWESERILSFIPPDGNFRLMSYHIGSQSVVAIPIYVRHNLTLRSNGDQGRLDLTVGPKQTMGRTLENVALEICMPKCVLNCSLTANQGKYSYDPVSKVLLWDIGRIELPKLPNIRGTVSVASGADTAGANPSINVHFTIPQLAVSGLRVSRLDMYGAKYKPFKGVKYITKAGKFHVRM